In Magnolia sinica isolate HGM2019 chromosome 12, MsV1, whole genome shotgun sequence, a single genomic region encodes these proteins:
- the LOC131220809 gene encoding uncharacterized protein LOC131220809 produces the protein MMASACVNNIGMSPENFLDCPPAYSPYGWLSPRISFSRDFVDDGSNIAGDMPAPAAVPEGPPEKSDLEASGKDLIDFEFRLDDPVAMLPADELFLDGKLVPLQLAAIRPSCDPTAEIRSTRSPDATKSRRRAEFSRSDPYVFSPKAPRCSSRWRELLGLKKLQNPKPEQELQKSNSLPVKSPNPKSLKHFLHRHPKSHSIDSNLSLPLLRDSDSESFSISSSRLSLSSSSSSGPDHEDLPRLSLDSEKPNPNQTRLRVNPPRVRVSKPRALSDPTARIGRSPMRRAPDSTAIPVRGVSVDSPRMNSSGKVVFQSLERSSSSPGSFNGGLKTGKNRGMERSYSANVRVTPVLNVPVCSLRGSSKTGSMFGFGQLFSPQKKDGNVARGHNRCRTDRI, from the coding sequence ATGATGGCATCTGCTTGCGTGAACAACATTGGAATGTCGCCGGAAAATTTCCTCGACTGCCCGCCGGCATACTCGCCGTACGGATGGCTCAGCCCTAGAATCTCTTTCAGCCGTGATTTCGTCGACGACGGTTCGAACATTGCCGGTGATATGCCCGCTCCGGCCGCGGTGCCTGAAGGCCCACCTGAAAAATCAGATCTAGAAGCTTCTGGTAAGGATCTGATAGATTTCGAGTTTAGACTCGACGATCCAGTCGCAATGCTCCCCGCCGACGAGCTCTTCTTGGACGGGAAGCTCGTGCCGCTGCAGCTAGCTGCAATCCGTCCGTCGTGTGATCCGACGGCCGAGATCCGGTCCACACGATCTCCAGACGCCACGAAATCGCGGCGGAGGGCGGAGTTTTCCCGATCGGATCCCTACGTGTTCTCTCCAAAGGCGCCGAGGTGTTCAAGCAGATGGAGAGAGCTTCTTGGCTTAAAGAAGCTCCAAAACCCTAAGCCGGAGCAAGAGCTACAGAAATCGAATTCCCTGCCCGTGAAAAGCCCTAACCCGAAATCCCTGAAGCATTTCCTTCACCGGCACCCGAAATCCCATTCGATCGATTCCAATCTCAGCCTTCCGTTGCTACGGGATTCCGATTCGGAGTCGTTCTCGATCTCATCATCTCGTCTATCGCTCTCATCGTCTTCCTCATCCGGCCCCGATCACGAAGACCTCCCTCGCCTCTCTCTCGATTCCGAAAAGCCCAACCCAAACCAGACCCGACTCCGAGTCAATCCCCCCAGGGTAAGGGTATCGAAGCCCCGGGCACTGTCCGATCCAACAGCCAGGATCGGCCGGAGCCCGATGCGCCGTGCGCCTGATTCGACAGCGATCCCTGTCCGTGGCGTCTCCGTCGACAGCCCGAGAATGAATTCCTCTGGCAAGGTAGTTTTCCAGAGCTTGGAAAGGAGCTCGAGCAGCCCCGGCAGCTTCAACGGCGGATTGAAGACCGGAAAAAACAGAGGGATGGAGAGATCGTATTCGGCGAATGTGAGGGTTACGCCGGTGTTGAATGTGCCGGTCTGCTCGTTGCGGGGATCGTCTAAGACCGGGTCTATGTTCGGGTTCGGGCAGCTGTTCTCGCCGCAGAAAAAAGACGGCAATGTTGCCAGAGGACACAATCGGTGCAGGACCGATCGGATTTGA